The genome window CTGattctattttgttttctcaaattATCTTTGTTGTGCTAGAAATTTGATTTATATTAGAGCATTCTTTTTTGCAAAGGTATTATTGACTTAATTTCTTCGTATAGCATTTCACTAAGGCATAGTTTAGGTCTATGTCGATTAGCTTTCTGCAGATTTCTATAGATTTGCTTTTGGTAGTTTCTATTGCTCTTTGTCATTGGTCCTAGGGCCCTATGGCTCTCTTAGCCACGTTTCTTTCTTGTATCCTTCTTGTCTTTGGCAATATATTAtcctttcttttcaaaaaaatgttTCACTAAAGTTATACTGTTCGTCTATATTAGCTGCGTAGTATGGGATTACAAATCTTGGTGATTGGCATTGTGGTTAGTAGTTctccagaaaagaaaaaactccCAACTCCTTCTGGGGCCTTTAGTCTTTAAAATCGGACCTGTAATAACTCTATATCATGGGCATAATGATCTGATGTATATAGCATGGTTTTGATCACTTTTACATACTACATTTTAGATAGATTGATATCTTTGACGTTTCAACAAGTACCTGCAATGGTATCATATACATCAATTATTAATGTTGCctgaaatttatattttgtactAACTACCACACGTAACCAACTACGGTATAAAAGATATGATCACTCTGTAATGTAGTTCACATTGCTTGTATTAATTGATTGATGCATTTGTTTGTGTCTCAACTACAGTGAGGAAGAAGCAAGGATGAAGATCTACTCAGTTTCAACTAGGTGCTATTATGCATTTGGTGCACTTGTGTCTGAAGAGACTTCGTACAAAATCAAAGGTACTTCTGCTTCTATTGCTTGggcttttggttgtttttttgtttttgtttttgttttttttttgtgtgtccGGGTTCTCATTTctgttttgaactttttttttccccaaattaTTCCAGAATTGCCTAAAGTCCGGTGGGTACTTCCTGATTCTTACTTGGATGTTAAGAACAAAGATTATGGAGGTAAGAATATTCTCATTTCTTCCAATTGCATTGAAAAAGTTAAAGTGTTTGTAgcatttgaattaattaagttATAAACTTATAACTACGATTGCCTAATCTGTTAGGGCAGTCATTGCCATggtttaattctttttcttcttttttttttttcctgggaAATGATATTGTGGGACTAATTAGTTAACTGGAGTTATGATATGGACTTAGGCCTCTGTTATTTTGGGGATCTTTTAGTTGGGTCAGGTCTCTAAAGCctgtttggtttttatttctaattcTGTGTAGTTGCTTCTCGGATGCATTGCCCTCCCCACCCCAgttcacaaaagaaaaatagacaGTTTTGGTCTCTAGAATTCGATGATGAAAATTTTCCTCTTAGGCAGTCAATGTTAGCCCTGGAAGTTCGCATAATTGCTTTTTGAATGCTGTGTATGATAGTAATTGCCTTTTTAATACTGATATTATAGTAATCTTAAACTGCCATTCTGTTGTACATTGTCTACCTGtttattcatttgttttgaattAGTTTTTCGGCAATAAAGTATTCATTTATACATGATTGTCTGCTTTCttgttatttcttttgttttggcaggCGAACCTTTTATTAATGGTGAAGCAGTACCATATGATCCCAAGTACCATGAGGAATGGATAAGAAACAATAGCCGAGCAAACGAGAGAAACAGACGCAATGACAGGCCTCGAAATTATGACAGATCAAGGAACTTTGATAGGAGGAGGGAAAATATGCAGAACCGAGATTTTCAGAACAGGGGTCAGCCTCCTATGCCTAATCAAGCTGGGCAAAATCCTGGGCCTAACATGCCTGGACCTGCCAACAACATGAGGACTCCCAACAATATGGGCCCCCCGCCCCCCAACGCGGGTCCAATGCCTCCCCACAACAACATGGGTCCAAACTACAGTAATGTGCAGCAGCCAAACAACTGGAGTGGTGGGCAGCCCAACAACAATAGCAATCAGATGCCTCATAATTATAATCAGATGCCGCCGCCACCGCCTAACTACAATCAGATGCCCCCCAACAACATGGGAGGTGTGCCACCAAACAACATGGGAGGTGTGCCACCAAACAACATGAGAGGGATGCCACCAAACAACATGGGAGGAGTGCCCCCACCACCAAATAACATGGGAGGTCCACCGCCTAATGCAGGATGGGGGAGTCCTGGGCAATACCAAGATAACTACACACCAGGCAGGGACGATGGAGGCATCCCCGGTACAAACCGTTACTGAGCTTGAGGCTATGTCACCATGAGTCTTGTAGGCATGCTGTAGATAAGCAAGGAGGCTGCTCGAGATGGGCTGTAGGTTTTTTATGTCACCGGTCTGGAATGATATTTTGTTTGACTTATTGCTGGGTGCGAACCTGGTTGCCTTTTTATCTGAATATGATTACACTTTCAGGGTCGAAGCTGATTGTATTAATCGTATCTTTGCTTTGCTACTTGGTACTGGTCTGGTCAGGTCAGGTCATGTCATGTCATGTAGTGCACATATTTGCAGAAAGCAGAAGACTCTTTAATGAAACCACTATGATAGGGCAATGCTCTCTTATTTTTCATCGATTAGTCATCCTCCTAATCAATTGAAAAAtctaaacaaaacccaaaaatcaattatatgtataatttttttttctgtcagTGCCTGAGCTTGTGCTTGGCTCAGTAACTTACAGGAAGAATGGTGAATACAACCCAATTCACTTCATCGTTAGTTCATTCATCCCATTCAACAATACAAACAAAACCTACAAAGCAATTATACGAAGAAATTATTCTCTCTCAGTCTCCGTACTTCTGCTTGCAGCTTGCTTTAGTAACTTAGGAACGAGTGATCGGAGCCCATTTAGGTTAACCCAGGGTATGACAGCTGGAAGTTCTCCCGAAAATAGGTTTCCGGAAATGTCCAGGAGTACCAGAGTTTCCTTGCTTATGTTCCACATCCAGTTTGGCACTTCGCCATGTATTTGGTTTCTTGCCATATCCAACTGCTCCAACTTTGTCTGATTTCTTAGGAAATATGGGAACTCTTTTAAATTGCATGAACTCAAACCCAGAATAGTGAACTGTCGAACAGTTGCATTCATCATATTGGATTCAgtaacaaattcaaaattgttcCAACTCAATTGGAGTTGGTACAGATTTTGTTGCTTCTCAAACATTTGAAATTCCACTACACCACTCAGGTTATTTGAATGTAGATAAAGGATCTCGAGATTGATGAGATTGGAAAATGAGGCCGGAATTGAACCACTCAAatgattaaaagaaaaatctaggTAAACTAGTTTGCTAAAGTTACCTAGCTAAGATGGAATTGGACTTCCAAATCTGTTTGTTGAGATGTCTAGATAAGTGAGCTGTCTAAGATTACCAAGTGCAGATGGACCCAAAGATTCTGAAAAATTGCAATTAGCCACATCCAACTCTTTCAATGAATTAAGCTTTTCAATTGATGAAGGTATTGTTCCAAAAAAACCTAGTAGAAGCAACTCTCACTGATATGAGGGGACTACTTTGATTAAATTCAGGAAAATATCCAGCGAGATCTTGTTTGTATCTCACACTAAGAACTTTTAAGTTCTGTAGATTGAAAATTTGCCAAACAAATCGCAATTCCTGAGGCCAAGGGATGttaaaaatgataaatttgtCAAGGAAACGGGTATGATTATTATCAGAGAGGTTTAACCTTTGAAGATGCACCAGGCTGAACAGGCTACTATTGGCCTCCAAAGAGCCGTAGAGATAACTGCTGCTAAGATTGAGGCCAATAACATGACCCGTTATCTCGTCACACTCCACGCCGTCCCACGAGCAGCAACTGCTATTTCCTCCCAAATGAACAGCTTATGAATTGTGGTACTGTTCCTAAGCACAGTAACCGTTTAGCAgctttagtatatatataatataatttgtAGCCTTCATTATTGAGCAAATGCTGGATTTGAGCTGAATTTATCTAGATTAACGGTATAGTATACAATctccatatatatgttttGCAAATCTATAGCTCTGATCGGGTTTTAGACAACTGATCTTGATTTACATTGTACTTAAAGTTTGTACTTGGGTAGTTTAGTCAAGTTGGCTAGGGCGAATGTTATTCCCACTCTACACCTAAGTTAAAATCCCCCACCCTACATAGTTTAGATTAGACTAAAGTGGACTATTCGCTTGTAtacaaagaaggaaaaaaaaagtttgtacTTGTATAGATTCCATTTGCCATTCGCAAGTAGCAGCAACTATTGTAGGTATATTCATCTGAGGCTTTTGGAAAGCTTCAATTCCATTTCATCAAATGTACTTTGTGCTCAATTAATGattaaaatcattttattacaCAGAAATTTGCAAACATTACGAATGCAGAGAATCCAAAACCTTTATTTGGATATAGCATAACCACAAGTACAACTACAAAGATAGAACAACGTTACATGGAACGAgaagcaaaaacaagaaaacaactcCAAACGCATGACCTTATAACTCTTGCCTTTTCCATATCATTAGCCTCACCTTTTCCATATCATTAGCCTCACCATTCCAACAACCCTAAGAAACAACTCTTGCCTTCTTGTGATCACGACATCCGCAAGAACAACTCCCACTACAAACCCACTTCCAATTCcagccaaaacaaatttcaaatcaaattcaaccATTCCAGTTGAGCCTGAACCATTATCTTCTTCAGTTGAAGGTGGCCGTTGAGGGGCCTCTCCGCATTTGTTTGGTAATGGATCTCCACACAATCCAAGATTTCCCTCATATGAAGTGCTATTCAAGGAAGTAAGTTGGGTACCTTGCGGTATAGGACCTGTGAGATTGTTGTGAGACACATCAAAGGTCCCAAGGAATGTAAGCTGCGTTAGTTGTTGGGGGATCTGCCCTGAGAGCTTGTTTCGTGAAAGGTCCAACGATTCAAGCTTCCTTAAGTTACCCAACGATGATGGAATTGAACCAGTGAGAATGTTGTTGGAAATATTGAGTGAGCGAAGCTCTGTAAGGTTCCCAATGAACTCTGGAATCTTCCCTTCAAATTTGTTGCTTGAGAAATCAATGGCTGCAAGGCCTTCTTGAATCTTTGAATAGTACAACTCCAGACCCTTAATTGCTATTGTGATTGAGAGAGGAACACTCCGTGTAACATAAACAGTAGTGACAACATAGCGTACTTCTGCCTGCATGTATGTTGACATGTTTACAATAATATTTGGAAACAAAGGTGGAATCGCACCTGTGAAATTGTTGTAAGACAAATCAAGAATGCGTAACTTGGGGAAGTCAATATTCGTTCTAGTGTGTCCTATCACACCATTAAACCCATTATGGCGCATTGCCAAAAGTTTTAACTCTGGAAGAGTCCCCAGCCAAATGGGAAAAACATCACTGAATTGATTGTTTGACAGAACCAGATACTCAAGCATCACACAATTTGCCAGTGCCCTCGGTAATTGCCCCTGCAATTGGTTATGACTAACATCAATCATCCTCAAATTGCTTCTGTTGTTGAATGATTGAGGCATCATTCCATGAAAAGAGTTGCTTCCAAGAAGTAAAAGCATTAGACCATCACTAAAGTTTCCAAGACATTGAGGAAGCGTGCCACTCAAGTTATTTTTCGACACATCAAGGTACAAAAGAGAATTCATATTGCAAAGCAATGGTGAAATTTCTCCAGTAAATTTGTTGTTAGTGGCTCCATATTCTAGCAAGGATGGTGGAGGGATTGGTAGTGGTCCACGAAAACTGTTGTTTGAAAGCCTCAAGCAGCGCATGTTAACCCAGGGTATGACAACTGGAAGTTCACCCGAAAGGAAGTTATCAGTAATGTCCACTAATGTCAGAGTTTCCTTGCTTATGTTCCACAGCCAGTTTGGCACTTCGCCATGGATGTTGTTTCCTCGCATTTCCAACCGTTCTAACTTTGTCTGATTTCTTAAGAAATATGGGAACTCTTTTAAATTGCATGAATGCAAATACAGAATCCTGAACTGTGGAACAGTTGCATCCATAATATTTGGAAATCGTTCAGTAACAAATTCCAAATTGTTACTAGCCAATCCGAGTTCTTTGAGATTTTGTAGCTTCTGAAACATTTGGAACTCCACTACACCGCTCAGGCTGTTGTTACCTAGATAAAGGACCTTGAGATTGGTGAGATTGGAAAATAAGGCGGGAACTGAACCATTCAAATGATTGTCAGCAAAATTTAGTTCAACTAGTTTGCTAAAGTTACCAAGCCATGATGGAATTGGACCAGTTAGAGAATTgctaaaaaccaaaaacttaTTCAATTGGGTAAGGTTTGCCAAAGAATTAGGAATTGGACCTCCAAATCTGTTTGCTGAAATGTCCAGATAAGTGAGCTGTCTAAGATTGCCAAGTGCAGATGGAACcaaaaagtttgaaaaattGCATTGATACACATCCAACTCTTGCAATGAATTAAGCTTTTCAATTGATGAAGGTATTGTTCCAAAAAACCCAGTAGAAGCAACTCTCAGTTCGATGAGGGGACTACTTTGATTAAATTCAGGAAAATAT of Prunus dulcis chromosome 4, ALMONDv2, whole genome shotgun sequence contains these proteins:
- the LOC117626655 gene encoding multiple organellar RNA editing factor 8, chloroplastic/mitochondrial encodes the protein MATHFFSRSLPKTLAMSSFLSRSLSTATSAAFLSTAQSRSSLSLFHRLRPLAGFVASAGKLSPASVRCFSTNSTTSSLRDPNPNWSNRPPKETILLDGCDFEHWLVVMDPPEGDITRDEIIDSYIKTLAAVVGSEEEARMKIYSVSTRCYYAFGALVSEETSYKIKELPKVRWVLPDSYLDVKNKDYGGEPFINGEAVPYDPKYHEEWIRNNSRANERNRRNDRPRNYDRSRNFDRRRENMQNRDFQNRGQPPMPNQAGQNPGPNMPGPANNMRTPNNMGPPPPNAGPMPPHNNMGPNYSNVQQPNNWSGGQPNNNSNQMPHNYNQMPPPPPNYNQMPPNNMGGVPPNNMGGVPPNNMRGMPPNNMGGVPPPPNNMGGPPPNAGWGSPGQYQDNYTPGRDDGGIPGTNRY
- the LOC117625328 gene encoding receptor-like protein 6, coding for MGIHLSIRMLPKLLVLLLFHLVVANFVDSLQQLSCHAEESSALLQFKESFIITNKSASKVSSWKPAGAGNSSCCSWDGVECDEITGHVIGLHLSSSYLYGSLNANSSLFSLVHLQRLSLSYNNFSYSQIPSSIRNFPSLTHLDLSGSFFSGQVPSEVSHLSKLTYLNLCCNVLEIETSPSYDPPRLLKLQPSDLRSLVQNLTSLETLSLSYINISSIIPVSLTNLSFLTSLCLRNCDLFGEFPVKIFNLQNLKVLSVRYNQNLVGYFPEFNQSSPLIELRVASTGFFGTIPSSIEKLNSLQELDVYQCNFSNFLVPSALGNLRQLTYLDISANRFGGPIPNSLANLTQLNKFLVFSNSLTGPIPSWLGNFSKLVELNFADNHLNGSVPALFSNLTNLKVLYLGNNSLSGVVEFQMFQKLQNLKELGLASNNLEFVTERFPNIMDATVPQFRILYLHSCNLKEFPYFLRNQTKLERLEMRGNNIHGEVPNWLWNISKETLTLVDITDNFLSGELPVVIPWVNMRCLRLSNNSFRGPLPIPPPSLLEYGATNNKFTGEISPLLCNMNSLLYLDVSKNNLSGTLPQCLGNFSDGLMLLLLGSNSFHGMMPQSFNNRSNLRMIDVSHNQLQGQLPRALANCVMLEYLVLSNNQFSDVFPIWLGTLPELKLLAMRHNGFNGVIGHTRTNIDFPKLRILDLSYNNFTGAIPPLFPNIIVNMSTYMQAEVRYVVTTVYVTRSVPLSITIAIKGLELYYSKIQEGLAAIDFSSNKFEGKIPEFIGNLTELRSLNISNNILTGSIPSSLGNLRKLESLDLSRNKLSGQIPQQLTQLTFLGTFDVSHNNLTGPIPQGTQLTSLNSTSYEGNLGLCGDPLPNKCGEAPQRPPSTEEDNGSGSTGMVEFDLKFVLAGIGSGFVVGVVLADVVITRRQELFLRVVGMVRLMIWKR